From Ramlibacter tataouinensis, the proteins below share one genomic window:
- the pepF gene encoding oligoendopeptidase F, producing the protein MKRLMTRAEVDPAQTWNLDDLFASREAWLAECEGIERALPTITGYQGRLGEGAAQLLACLDARDALLARLQRASVYAGLRNAEDGRDPQRQAALAQANSLGARVEAAIKFVDTEILALPGGTIDRYLQAEPGLAVHRTDLRDLEALKPHMLSPETERVLAALGEVLGAPAMIYNRAKASDMRFEPFTDPAGASQPNSFNLYEWTYEGSPEVGVRRAAWKTFCQGLKPYQHTFGATFATEVSKNIVLARARHHASAERFLLHEHKVPFEFYTTVLDTIQAELSPHMRRYARLRKRVLGLDELLYCDLKATLDPGYTPKISFEEAGALILEALAPMGEDYVATVRNAFERRWIDRANNIGKSSGAFCASPYGVHPYILMTWAGSMRDAFVLAHELGHAGHFALAGRHQRYVNTRPAMPFVEAPSIMNEVLLARQILARGGDPRMRRWVLMQVLGTYHHNFVTHLLEAELQRQVYRLAESGTPVTADLLNERKAAILARFWGDTLVIDEGAAMTWMRQPHYYFGLYPYTYSVGLVAATCLAQKAEREGAAVMTGWLDVLRAGGTLQPLELMRKVGIDLASPLPLRDAVGYVGQLVAELEASF; encoded by the coding sequence ATGAAGAGACTCATGACTCGCGCCGAGGTTGACCCCGCGCAGACCTGGAACCTGGACGATCTGTTCGCCTCAAGGGAAGCCTGGCTGGCCGAGTGCGAGGGCATCGAGCGCGCCCTGCCGACCATCACGGGCTACCAGGGCCGGCTCGGCGAGGGCGCGGCCCAGCTGCTGGCCTGCCTCGATGCCCGCGACGCGCTGCTCGCGCGACTGCAGCGCGCCAGCGTGTACGCCGGCCTGCGCAACGCCGAGGACGGGCGCGACCCGCAGCGGCAGGCGGCACTGGCGCAGGCGAACAGCCTCGGCGCGCGCGTCGAGGCCGCCATCAAGTTCGTGGACACCGAGATCCTGGCCTTGCCGGGCGGCACCATCGACCGGTACCTGCAGGCCGAGCCGGGGTTGGCAGTGCACCGGACGGACCTGCGGGACCTGGAGGCCCTGAAGCCGCACATGCTCTCGCCGGAGACCGAGCGCGTGCTGGCGGCACTCGGCGAGGTGCTGGGCGCACCCGCGATGATCTACAACCGCGCCAAGGCGAGCGACATGCGGTTCGAGCCGTTCACGGATCCTGCCGGGGCGTCGCAGCCGAACTCCTTCAACCTCTACGAGTGGACTTACGAGGGGTCGCCCGAGGTGGGCGTGCGCCGGGCCGCCTGGAAGACGTTCTGCCAGGGCTTGAAGCCGTACCAGCACACCTTCGGCGCCACGTTCGCGACGGAGGTGAGCAAGAACATCGTGCTGGCCCGGGCACGCCACCATGCCAGCGCCGAGCGCTTCCTGCTGCACGAGCACAAGGTGCCGTTCGAGTTCTACACGACCGTGCTCGACACGATCCAGGCGGAACTGTCGCCGCACATGCGCCGCTATGCCCGCCTGCGCAAACGGGTGCTCGGGCTCGATGAGCTGCTGTACTGCGACCTCAAGGCCACGCTGGACCCGGGCTATACGCCGAAGATCTCTTTCGAGGAAGCCGGCGCTTTGATCTTGGAGGCACTGGCGCCGATGGGCGAGGACTACGTCGCCACCGTGCGCAACGCCTTCGAACGGCGCTGGATCGACCGGGCGAACAACATCGGCAAGTCCTCCGGCGCCTTCTGCGCCTCACCCTACGGCGTGCATCCCTACATCCTGATGACCTGGGCGGGCTCCATGCGCGACGCCTTCGTGCTCGCCCACGAGCTGGGCCACGCCGGCCATTTCGCATTGGCCGGCCGCCACCAGCGCTACGTCAACACGCGCCCGGCGATGCCTTTCGTCGAGGCACCGTCGATCATGAACGAGGTGCTGCTGGCACGGCAGATCCTGGCGCGCGGCGGCGACCCGCGCATGCGGCGCTGGGTGCTGATGCAGGTCCTGGGCACCTACCACCACAACTTCGTCACGCACCTTCTCGAAGCCGAGCTGCAGCGCCAGGTCTACCGATTGGCCGAAAGCGGGACGCCGGTGACCGCGGACCTGCTGAACGAGCGCAAGGCCGCGATCCTCGCCAGATTCTGGGGCGACACCCTGGTCATCGACGAGGGTGCCGCGATGACCTGGATGCGACAGCCGCACTACTATTTCGGCCTGTACCCCTACACCTATTCGGTCGGCCTGGTGGCCGCCACCTGCCTGGCGCAGAAGGCCGAGCGCGAAGGCGCCGCGGTCATGACGGGCTGGCTCGATGTCTTGCGCGCGGGCGGAACCTTGCAACCGCTGGAGCTGATGCGCAAGGTGGGCATCGACCTCGCCTCACCGCTGCCGCTGCGCGATGCGGTCGGCTACGTCGGCCAGCTGGTCGCGGAGCTCGAAGCGAGTTTTTGA
- the pbpC gene encoding penicillin-binding protein 1C: MKRWLATLLFACALQAQALPSFEEVRGDWRASETLVLDRNGQLLQRVRTDMNVRRGEWVPLADVSPALLTALVYSEDRRFWEHSGVDWRAVPAAAWANLWNRRTRGASTITMQLAGLLDEAGRSPGGRSVGQKITQAAAATRLETLWRKDQILEAYLNLVPFRGELVGVDALSRTLFGKAPHGLDAEEGAIAAVLVRAPNAGAHQVAQRACAALREAQGLRECAGIAVRTEAALARRAFAPSEGIAPHFARMLLRGTPAAPARISTTLRADVQRFASASLRQHLRELRQRSVEDGSVVVLDNASGEVLAWVGSSGDLSDAQEVDGVTALRQAGSTLKPFLYAQALAQRRLTAASLLDDSAAAIPTAAGLYIPQNYDHHFKGWVSARTALGASLNVPAVRALVMVTPEAMARTLQAAGLPLRDSGDYYGYSLALGSAEVPLLGLANAYRTLANGGRFAPVRWTRTASPAAQAIDPAAAFIVGDILSDPNARARTFGTDSLLATRMWTAVKTGTSKDMRDNWAVGWSSRYTVGVWVGNASGAPMHDVSGTSGAAPVWAAVMRHLHADLPSRAPAPPPGLVRVRVQFADALEAAREEWFLAGTEQALVAVHDERASRHIRSPAEGTIVALDPDIPAARQRLQFTAGSPAVRWRVDGREFARGAQAAWLPWPGRHLIQLTDERGAVLDEVRIEVRGAGLKVAGGAGQPRAK; encoded by the coding sequence GTGAAGCGCTGGCTGGCCACGCTGCTGTTTGCCTGCGCGCTGCAGGCGCAGGCCCTGCCCTCGTTCGAGGAAGTGCGCGGCGACTGGCGCGCTTCCGAAACGCTGGTGCTCGATCGCAACGGCCAGCTCCTGCAGCGGGTGCGCACCGACATGAACGTGCGCCGGGGCGAATGGGTGCCGCTGGCGGATGTGTCGCCCGCGCTGCTCACGGCGCTGGTTTACTCCGAAGACCGCCGTTTCTGGGAGCACAGCGGCGTCGACTGGCGCGCCGTGCCGGCCGCGGCCTGGGCCAACCTCTGGAACCGCCGCACGCGCGGCGCCTCTACCATCACCATGCAGCTGGCCGGCCTGCTCGACGAAGCCGGCCGCAGTCCCGGCGGTCGAAGCGTGGGACAAAAGATCACGCAGGCCGCGGCGGCGACGCGGCTGGAGACGCTCTGGCGCAAGGACCAGATCCTGGAGGCCTACCTCAACCTGGTGCCGTTCCGAGGCGAACTGGTGGGCGTGGATGCGCTCTCGCGCACGCTGTTCGGCAAGGCGCCGCACGGGCTGGACGCCGAGGAGGGCGCGATCGCGGCGGTGCTGGTGCGCGCCCCCAATGCGGGCGCGCACCAGGTGGCGCAGCGCGCCTGCGCGGCGCTGCGCGAGGCGCAGGGCCTGCGCGAGTGCGCGGGCATCGCGGTGCGCACCGAGGCCGCACTGGCGCGGCGCGCCTTCGCCCCCAGCGAAGGCATCGCGCCGCACTTCGCGCGCATGCTGCTGCGCGGCACGCCCGCCGCGCCGGCGCGGATCAGCACCACCTTGCGCGCCGATGTGCAGCGCTTCGCATCGGCCAGCTTGCGGCAGCATCTACGCGAGCTGCGGCAGCGCAGCGTGGAGGACGGCAGTGTGGTCGTGCTCGACAACGCCAGCGGCGAGGTGCTGGCCTGGGTGGGCTCGTCCGGCGACCTGAGCGATGCGCAGGAGGTGGACGGGGTCACCGCCCTGAGGCAGGCGGGCTCCACGCTGAAGCCTTTCCTGTACGCGCAGGCGCTCGCGCAGCGCAGGCTGACGGCGGCGTCGCTGCTCGATGACTCGGCCGCCGCCATCCCGACGGCCGCCGGCCTCTACATCCCGCAGAACTATGACCATCACTTCAAGGGCTGGGTGTCGGCGCGCACAGCGCTGGGCGCATCGCTGAATGTCCCGGCAGTGCGCGCGCTCGTCATGGTGACGCCCGAAGCGATGGCGCGCACCCTGCAGGCCGCGGGCCTTCCCTTGCGCGATTCGGGCGACTACTACGGCTACAGCCTGGCGCTGGGCAGCGCCGAAGTGCCGCTGCTGGGGCTGGCGAATGCGTATCGCACCCTGGCCAATGGCGGGCGCTTCGCGCCGGTGCGCTGGACGCGGACGGCGTCACCGGCGGCGCAGGCGATCGATCCGGCGGCGGCCTTCATCGTCGGCGACATCCTGTCCGATCCGAACGCGCGGGCGCGCACCTTCGGCACCGACAGCCTGCTGGCCACGCGCATGTGGACGGCGGTGAAGACCGGCACCAGCAAGGACATGCGCGACAACTGGGCGGTCGGCTGGTCGTCGCGCTACACGGTGGGGGTGTGGGTCGGCAACGCCAGCGGCGCGCCCATGCACGACGTGAGCGGCACCAGCGGCGCCGCGCCGGTCTGGGCGGCGGTCATGCGTCACCTGCATGCGGACCTGCCGTCGCGCGCGCCGGCGCCGCCGCCCGGGCTGGTTCGCGTCCGGGTGCAGTTCGCCGATGCCCTGGAAGCGGCGCGCGAGGAGTGGTTTCTCGCCGGCACCGAGCAGGCGCTGGTGGCCGTGCACGACGAGCGCGCCTCGCGCCACATCCGCTCGCCGGCCGAAGGCACCATCGTGGCGCTCGATCCCGACATCCCGGCCGCGCGGCAACGGCTGCAGTTCACGGCCGGAAGTCCCGCGGTGCGCTGGCGCGTGGACGGCCGGGAGTTCGCCCGCGGGGCGCAGGCCGCCTGGCTGCCCTGGCCCGGGCGGCACCTGATCCAACTCACGGATGAGCGTGGGGCGGTGCTCGACGAGGTGCGCATCGAAGTGCGCGGGGCCGGCCTGAAGGTCGCGGGCGGCGCGGGCCAGCCGAGGGCGAAGTGA